AATCATCTCTATTTCACCCCCTGACACATAGTTTGTACAAAAAAAGCCTAAGTTGATCCCAATATCATTCATAAAATGATACTCGCATCAGCTTAGGCATTGCCCGCGTTACCGGTCACAATCCTTTATTACTGCTATTGTAGCATAAATAAAAGCGATTTCAAGAACTTTTTTATTCTAAAGATCTGAATATTCATATTTGGCTTCATTCCGGTTTGAAACCGTATCTCCAGGGTCACGCTAATAGCAGACAGGAATACAAGGAGGAGATATGATGCTTGCAGTTCATCAGCGCCTTGCCGAGCTGTACACCCTGAGTCTGAAGCGTCCGCTGGCTCCGGCGGAGCAAGACGAGCTTCAGCACTGCCTGCATGCCAACACCGTCTACTGCTGGGAAATGGCCCGCCTCCAGATTGAAGCCCTGCTGGCAGCGGATACTCAAGATACCCAGTGGCAACAAGAGATCAGCGCTCAGCTGCTGGAGGTCCGGGTAAGCGGGAAGCCGGGGAAACGGCCTTGACGGGAACTTTTCACCCCTTCCTATAATTCCCAGTATTAAAAAACAGCAACCCATCCCCATCGGGGCCAGGCTGCTGCATCTGCTTCTACAAGAAGCGGAACTGTGCTTCAATTAGTCCGTTATAAATACCGTCGTGCTTAGTCAGCTCGGCATGATTGCCTTCTTCCTTAATCTCGCCGTGATCCAGCACCACAATCTTATCCGCATGACGGATGGTCGAGAGCCGGTGGGCAACGATGAAGGAGGTCCGGCCCTGAAGCAGCAGCTTCAGCGCTTCCTGAATCTTGATCTCCGTCTCCGTATCAATGCTGGCGGTCGCTTCATCCAGAATCAGAATCCGCGGATCGGCCAGCAGCGCCCGGGCGAAGGAGAGCAGCTGGCGCTGTCCCATGGACAGTGCGCTTCCCCGCTCCTCTACTTCAGTATCATAGCCGGCAGGCAGCTTGACGATGAAATCGTGGGCGTCTACAGCCTTGGCGGACGCCTCAATCTCTTCGTCCGTGGCATCCAGCCGCCCGAAGCGGATGTTGTCGCGGATCGTTCCCGAGAAGATGAAGGTATCCTGCAATACAATCCCGATCTGTTCGCGCAGGCTCTGGAGTGTAACATCGCGGATATCCCGTCCGTCAATGGTAATGCCACCGCTCTTGATATCATAGAACCGGCCGATCAGGTTGATAATCGTGCTTTTGCCGGAGCCGGTATGTCCTACGAGTGCAATGGATTGGCCTGCGTGGACATCCAGATTAATGCCCTTGAGTGCCGCACGGCCCTTCTCATATTCAAACACAACATTATCGAAGTGAATATCTCCCTTAATCTTGGACAGCGGGGTCGCTCCCGGCTTATCCTGAACGGCAGGCTGCTCATCGAGATACTCGAAGATCCGCTCTGAGGAAGCCATCGCAACGAGCAGCTGGTTGTACATCTGTCCCAGCCGGTTGATCGGGTCCCAGAAGTTGCTGACATAACTGCTGAAGGCGACCAGGAAGCCGACCGTAAGCTCTCCCGATTGAATTAGGTAAGCCCCGAACCAGAAGAGAATCATCGTCCCGAAGCCGCCGGTGACTTCAATGATCGGACCGAATGCCTGGTTCATGGCTGAGGCCTTGTTCCACGACTTCCGGCTGTCCATATTCATGGCATCGAAATAATGCATGTTCTCTTCTTCCTGCGTGTAGGCCTGGGTGACGCGAATCCCCTGAATCGACTCATTCAGATGGGAGTTGATCCGCGAGTTCTTCATACGCACATCCTGCCAGGCAATACGGATTCTCTGCCGCAGCTTGGTCGAGATCAGGAACATAATAGGCACCGTAATCATCACGGCCAGCCCCAGCTTCCAGTTGATCAGCAGCAGAATAATCATAATGCCCAGCAGCTGCACACAGTCAATCATTAGATTGACGACCCCGTTGGTGAACAAATCCTGCAGCGAGTTAATATCATTGGTCACCCGGACCAGGACGGATCCGGCCGGACGTTTATCGAAGAAGTTGAAGGACAGCTTCTGGATATGCCGGAACAGGTCCGATCGCAGATCATAAATCACCCGCTGGCCAATCACATTCGTATATTTGATTCGGTATACGCCCGCAATCCATTGAATCAGATACAGAATGATTACACTAGCCGTTAATGTGTAGAGCAGCGTCAAGCTGGTGTTTCCGTCTTTTGGAGCAATCGCTTTATCAATCGCCATACTGGTCAGGAATGGAACCGTCAGCTTGGTAATCGTACCCAGAATCATCATAATTGAGACCAGCGGCAGCATCTGCCTCGCATATGGCTTCATATAACTGAATAAGCGGGTGAACTGCTTCCAGTCAAAAGCCTTGTCGATCACATCATCATCTTTATAGATAAAACGTTCTTCAAGTGTCTGTTCTTCAACCTTACTGTTGTCGGTATTTAATACGCCGTCAGCGGTCTGCTTGGAGGTCTCAAGACTCATGCCGGATCACCCGCCTCTCGCTTCATATCCCTGGCTAAATAATCGGCATACTGAATCCGGTACACATCCTGGTAAGGTCCCGGGACCGCGATCAATTCCTGATGGGTGCCCTGCTGGACCATTCTCCCTTCATTCATGACAATGATCTGATCGGCATGGCGCAGGGAGGAGATCCGGTGGGCAATAATCAAGGTGGTCCGTCCGCGCATAACCTCCTGGAACCCGGCCTGAATCTCATGCTCTGTCTCCATGTCCACCGCACTGGTGGCATCATCCAGAATAAGAATCCGCGGATTCTTGAGCAGTGCGCGGGCGATGGCAATCCGCTGCTTTTGGCCGCCCGAGAGACCCATTCCCCGCTCACCGACTACCGTATCGTAGCCTTCCGGCATCTCCATAATAAAGTCATGCGCCTTCGCCAGCTCGGCGGCACGGATGATCTCATCCATGCTGACATTCTTCAGTCCATAAGAGATATTATTGCGGATCGATGAGGAGAACAGGAAGGTCTCCTGGAATACCGTCGATATTTGCGAGCGCAAACTACGGACCTGGAACTCGCGGATATCCACGCCATCGAGCTTGATACTGCCCTGATTCACATCATAAGCACGCATCATCAGCTGGGTAATCGTGGATTTACCGGAACCCGTTCCGCCAAGGAATCCAATGACCGCACCAGGCTCCGCATGGAAATGAATATCCTTGACTGCCGGCATTTTGTTGCCATAAGCGAAGGTGACATGATCGAACTCCACCTCACCCTTCACTTCTGCCGCTGCAAGCTCGCGGGCATTGTCTTTATCCCGGACATCGATTGTCTGATTCAGCACTTCCAGCACACGTTCGCCGGAGGCCTTCGATTGGGTATAGTTATTGATGTGGAACCCGAGTCCCCAGACCGGACCGATGATGTACCAGATCAGGCTGAAGAACGCAACCAGCTCACCCAGCGACATCTGCTTGTTGATAACCAGCGTACCGCCGACACCCAGCAGGATTGCTACACTGACCGACGCCAGCAGCTCCATGAACGGGAAGAATTTACTCCACAGCTCAGCTGCAAAAATCTGATTATCTTTATAACGTTCATTACGGTGTGAGAATTTCTCAACTTCGTAGGCCTCTCTGGCAAACGATTTGACCGTTCTTACTCCGGTGACATTCTCCTGTACAGCCGTTGTCAGGGAACTTAACGCCAAGCGCATCTCCTGAAAGGCCGGGTGAATCTTGGATTCAAATCTGAGTGCAACCACCGCCAGAACCGGCATTGTGATCAGAGTAACCAGCGTCAGCTGCCAATTGATGGTGAACATCATAATGGAGCCGAACAGAACCATGAAGAACACATTCAGCAATTGGGCAAATCCGAAGCCGATGAACATGCGGATTGCTTCCAAATCCCCGGTCAGCCGGGACATCAGGTCACCTGTCTTCGCCGTATCATAATACCGGAAGGACAGAAATTGCAGCTTCTCGTAACAGGCATTGCGCAGCCGGTAAGCCAGGAAATTCCCCAGCCGTCCACCGAAAAATCCATGGGCAAACTGCAGGCACGCCTTGACAATAATGACAGCAAGCACACTGAGAGCGAGTACGGGCACCTCAGTAAACTTTAGGGGAATAATAACATCATCGATCAATCTCCTTAACAAATTGGGGGTAATAAGCCCCACTGCAGTTGCGGCCGCCAAACATACAATCGACAGAATCAGATAGTGCAGCTTCTCCCGATAAAAGCCCCGCAGTTGCCTGAGAACATCCATATCTCTCCTCCTTAAAGCTTTACGAAGTAAAGCTGGCTCCGTAAGCATAAACTTGGTCTCTAAATATCGCACCGTAAGCCAGTTTTTTTAGCGCTTCCAATTTAGTGACTTTAAGCAGTTTATCATCCCTAATTTAATGCGGCAAAGGGGAGAAACCACCGTTTTCCCTCTTTTTTCGGAATAAACCGGGCTTAAGCAGGGGCTAAAGGACGCCCGTCGTTTTAAATGCTGCTATTTCCTCGCAAATACTGCTCAATTAAGATATAGCAAGATTCAACAATACGAAGCAGCTTTTTGGAAGCCTAATAAAAGGTATTTTATGTATTTTTATTGCGAATTGGCCTCTGAAGAGGACTGAAATTCCGCTAATCGGGAAAATCAGCAATATTTACTCAGCAATCGGACTCAGATTCCTTTATTTCACAGACCGACCCTGCTTTAACACCCCTAAAGACAAAATAACGGAACCTCAGTCCGTTTCAGCACCAAACTGAGCTTTTTTGAAGAAATAAGAGCTTCTCAGTCCACCTCATCCTTACTACAAAAAAAGCTCAAACACTCCTAATAGAAGACAAAAGTGCCCACAGCGCTTTGACCAACCTGCATCAAAGTTCTGTGGACACTCACTAAATATATCTTTGAGTATTGGAAGAAGCTCCCGGTTACCCGATGCTTCCTTCCATTTCGAATTTTATGAGACGATTCATCTCAACCGCATATTCCATCGGCAGCTCCTTGGTGAACGGCTCGATGAAGCCCATGATAATCATCTGCGTGGCATCAGCTTCGGAGAGACCGCGGCTCATGAGGTAGAATAGCTGCTCCTCAGATACCTTGGAGACCGTCGCTTCGTGCTCAAGCACAATGTTATCGTTCATGATCTCATTGTAAGGAATCGTGTCCGAGGTGGACTCGTTATCCAGAATGAGCGTATCGCATTTGATATTGGATTTCGCGCCTTCTGCCTTGCGGCCGAAGGAAGCAAGTCCACGGTAAGTGACCTTGCCGCCGTGCTTGCTGATCGACTTGGATACGATGGTTGAGGTGGTATCCGGTGCCAAGTGGATCATTTTGGCGCCTGCATCCTGATGCTGATTCTTGCCCGCTACCGCGATGGACAATACAGAACCCTTGGCTCCACGGCCTTTAAGAACAACCGCAGGATATTTCATAGTCAGCTTGGAGCCGATGTTGCCATCTACCCATTCCATCGTAGCATTCTCTTCGGCAACCGCACGTTTGGTAACGAGGTTGTAGATGTTCGGTGCCCAGTTTTGAATGGTGGTATAACGGACACGAGCGTTCTTCATGCAGAGAATTTCAACCACTGCACTATGCAGAGAGTTCGTGCTGTAGATCGGGGCAGTACAGCCTTCAACGTAATGCACGAAGCTGTCTTCGTCTGCCAGAATCAGAGTACGCTCGAATTGTCCCATATTCTCGGAGTTGATGCGGAAGTAAGCCTGCAAAGGAACTTCACACTTCACACCCTTCGGAACATAGATGAAGCTGCCTCCTGACCAAACGGCACTGTTAAGTGCGGCGAACTTGTTGTCTGCAGGCGGAATGATTGTGCCGAAGAACTTCTTGAACAGCTCAGGATGATCACGCAGTGCGGAATCCGTATCTGTGAAGATCACACCCTGATCCTCCAGGTTCTGCTGCATGCTATGATAGACTACCTCAGATTCATACTGTGCAGAGACACCGGCAAGGAACTTCTGCTCCGCTTCCGGAATTCCCAGCTTGTCGAAGGTCTCTTTGATCTCGGAAGGTACCTCCTCCCAAGTCTTGCCCTGCTTCTCGGAAGGTCTAACATAATATTGGATATCCTCGAAATCCAGATCATCCAGATTGCCGCCCCATTTCGGCATTGGCATCTTACGGAACTGCTCCAGGGATTTCAGCCGGAATTCCAGCATCCATTCCGGCTCGTTTTTGATTGCGGAGATTTCCCGGACGATTTCTTCCGTGAGTCCTTTACCAGACTGAAATATCGACTTGTGCTCGTCACGGAATCCGTACTGGTATTCCTCCATATCAGGCGCTTTCTTAGCCATGGTGTCAGCCTCCTTGTGTGTAATATTATTTTATAAGCTTCTTTGCGTATCTATGCCTTTGCGAAGCGCGTTCCAGGCCAGAGTGGCACATTTGATCCGCGCCGGAAATTTATTAACACCGGACAGGGCTTCAATATCTTCGTAGTCACCGAAATCTGCTTCCTCACCCTTCATTAGAGAGGAGAAGCTGTCGGCCATCTCAAGCGCATGCGCTATCGATTGGCCCTTGACCGCTTCCGTCATCATCGAAGCCGACGACATGCTGATTGAACAGCCTTCGCCGCTGAAACGGGCGTCCTGGACGATCCCATCCTCCACCTTAAGCTGAAGCGTAATGCGGTCGCCGCAGGTAGGGTTATTGAGCTCAATCTTAAGTGCGTCATCTTCAAATGAGCCGCGATTCCGGGGATTTTTGTAATGATCCATAATTACGCGTCTATATAAGTCATCCAAGTTCATAGCTGAAATACTCCTTTGCCTTAAGTAAGGCTTGAACCAGCGCATCTACATCTTGTTCAGTGTTGTACAGGTAGAAGCTCGCCCGGGCGGTGGAGCTGACCTCCAGCCAGCGCATGAGCGGCTGGCAGCAATGATGCCCCGCGCGGACAGCCACGCCTTCCGCATCCAGCACGGTGGCCACATCATGCGGATGAACATCACCCAGATTGAAGGTGACTACCCCCACCTGACGGTTGCGGGGACCATAGATCGTCAGATCACTGACCTCCGACAGCCGCTGCTCCGCATATGCTGCAAGCTGCATTTCGTGGCGGTGAATCTCATCCATCCCGACCTCCTGCAGGAAATCAATCGCTGCTCCTAAGCCGACGGCACCAGCAATAATCGGTGTTCCGCCTTCGAACTTCCACGGCAGCTCCTTCCAGGTAGACTCATACAGCCCGACATCATCGATCATCTCGCCGCCGAATTCAACCGGCTCCATAGCTTCCAGCAGCGCCTTCTTGCCGTAGAGAGCACCGATACCAGTAGGTGCAAGCATCTTGTGCCCGGACAAGGCGTAGAAATCGCAATCCAGTTCCTGCACATCCACCTTCAGATGCGGTGTGCTCTGTGCACCGTCCACCACAATTACTGCACCGTTCCGGTGGGCAATCGCTGCAAGCTCTTTGATAGGATGAGTAACGCCCATGACATTGGATACATACGCAATGGCTACGATCTTGGTCCGGGCAGTAATCGTCTGCTCGGCATCCTCCAGCGTGATCGTACCGTCCTTTTGCAGCGGCAGGAATTTCAGGGTAGCCCCGGTGTTCTTGGCCAGCTGCTGCCAGGGAATGAAATTGCTGTGATGCTCCATCTGGGTAATCACGATCTCATCCCCTTCCTTCAGGACGGAAGGACCGTAAGAGGAAGCTACAATATTGAGCGCGGTCGTTGTCCCGCGTGTGAAGATAATTTCCTTCACACTGCGGGCATTAATGAAGTTCTTCAGCTTCTCGCGGGCACCTTCATACGCATCGGTTGCCCGGCTCCCCAGGGTATGCACCCCGCGGTGTACGTTGGCATTATCCCATTCGTAGTAAGACTTGACCGCCTCAATGACCTGGCGCGGCTTCTGTGAAGTGGCCGCACTGTCCAGGTAGACCAGCGGATGGCCGTTGATCTTCTGGTTCAGGATGGGAAACTGCTCCCGGATCTGACTGCTAATCATTGGCCTAACTTCCTTTCCACAAGAGATTGGAGCTGATTGCGCAGTCCCTCCAGTGGAATTTGCGATACAACAGGTGCAAGGAAGCCGTATATGATCAGTGTTTCTGCGTCATGCCGCGATAATCCCCGGGACATCAGGTAATAGACTTGCTCGTAATTGACCTGTCCTACGGAAGCGGCATGGCCTGCGGTTACATCATCTTCATCTATAAGGAGGATCGGGTTGGCGTCTCCGCGCGCTTTGGGGCTTAGCATCAGAACCTTCTCTGTCTGCTGTCCGTCAGCTCTGGTAGCGCCCTTCTCAATCTTCGTAATTCCGTTAATAATCGAGGTTGCTGAATCCCGCATAACAGCACGCGTGATCATGTCACTTGGTGTATTTCTGCCGAAGTGCTGGGCTTGTGTAGTATAGCTCAGCTTCTGCGAACCGGAGCCTACAGCAATGACCTTCGCATCTGAGCTTGAGCCGTTGCCTTTAAGCACCGATTTGGTATCGCTGGCTGTATCTCCATAGTTCATCTCACCGATGATCCATTCAATGGTGCCGTCATTCTCCACAACGGCGCGGCGGTACGTCACATCCGTTGTATCCTGTCCCAGCTGATGTACGGTAGCGTATCTCACAGTGGCACCTGCACCTACGAATACTTCAACGGCTCCGTTATGCAGACCCGCTTCAGTCTTATCGGATACGTAGTTATCCACGTAGGTCAACGAACTGTTAGTATCGGCAACAATCAGAATATGCGGTACAAAGGCAGCTTCAGCGTCATCCGTGAGCAGAACCGCCTGCAGCGGAGTCTCGATGACAACATTCTTCGGAACATAGAGGAATACCCCGCCGTTCCATAGTGCTGCATGCAGTGCGGCGATGGAGTGCTCTTCCGGCAATACTGCCTTATGCAGATAACGCTGAACAAGGTCTCCATGCTCTCTGACTGCAGTCTGCAAATCGGTGAAAATAACACCTTGCGCAGCCAGCTCCGGAGCCAGGCGGGCATATACAGCCCCTGAATTCCGTTGAATAATCAGGCTGCCTTCCTCTTGTCCTTCAATCAGCCCGGCAATAGAAGCCGGTGCATCTTGAAGTGCCGCCAGCGCCTGGCTTGGCTTGTATTCCCCGTAGTTGTTGATATTCCAGCGGTCAATCCGTGTCTTCTCCAGCTTCGGCAGGTCAAGCCCTGCGGCAAGCTCCAGAGCCTTCAAACGGCTGTCCTTCAGCCAGCCCGGTTCGCCGCTACTCTGCGATTGTGCGCCGAGCTGCTGTGCATCCACGGGAAGAATGGTTTGCGTCGTCATAAGTGGTTTCCTCCTTCCAGCGTTTCTAAGCTTCTTGTCCTACAGTTTCGTCTTCGATGCCGAGTTCTTCCTTAATCCATTCATAACCATCAGCTTCCAGTCTGTGGGCCAGCTCAGGGCCGCCGGATTTCACAATCCGTCCCTGCATCATGACATGCACATAGTCGGGCTTGATGTAATTAAGCAAACGCTGGTAGTGGGTAATAATCAGGAATCCGCGTTCCGGGCTGCGCATGGTGTTCACACCATCGGCAACAATTTTGAGTGCGTCAATATCAAGGCCGGAGTCAATTTCGTCAAGAATGACGATCTTAGGGTCCAGCATCATCATTTGCAGAATCTCGTTACGCTTCTTCTCCCCGCCGGAGAAGCCTTCATTCAGATAACGGTGCAGGAATTCAGGGTTCATATCCAGTTCTTTCATCTTGGCTTCCATCTGGCGGATGAAGCGGATCAGTGAGATCTCACTGCCCTCTTCACGGCGCGAGTTAATCGCACTGCGCAGGAAGTCGGAGTTCGTCACTCCGCTGATTTCACTTGGATATTGCATCCCGAGGAACAACCCGGCGCGGGCGCGCTCATCCACTGCCATCTCAAGCAGATCCTCACCTTCAAGCACAGCTGTGCCTTCTGTAACAACATATTTCGGGTGACCCATCAACGCGGAGGCCAGCGTACTTTTACCAGTACCGTTCGGTCCCATCACGGCGTGAATTTCTCCGCCCTTCATCTGAAGGTTAATCCCCTTCAGAATTTCTTTTCCTTCAATCGTCGCTTTCAGTCCCTCAATGACAAATTCTGCTGCCATAATTATTATTCCCTCCATTGATCGATTTGCGAAATCAGAAAGTTGTATTGTCACAGGTTAACCCTGATTACAAGCAATTAGATTTTATATCACATTATAATTATTATAAAGTGAATCAGGATGATTATCAATGATTCTCACTAATTTTATTACATCGGCCCTTTTTTATCAAATTAATTAATGGTTATCTTCACTGCGGGAATAGGAAAAACGGAATTTGAATACCGCTTATGTTCCCCCGCTTCAAGTACTGCGACGATCCGTTCCAGCGGACGAAGCCCGAAGGACTCACACAGCTTCCGGTCATAGACCCATTCCGGAATCCTGCGGCGCAACTGCCACCCTTCAGACCGGGCCAGCAGTTGAAAATTCTGTATTAGGCTGCACACCGCGGCATAATCCTCGTCCTGCTTGTGCGGGTCCGTCTCTTCTCTGGCTACGACCAGCAGAAACGGCGGTGAAGGTGCCTCTTCAGAGAACTGCAGTTTGCCTGATGCCTCTGTCTTATCACCCGTCACATAGATGAACCGCCAAGGCTCCCGCATGCCATCATTCGGCGCCCAGACCGCCTCGTTCAGCAGCCTAAGGACATTGTATGCAGAGAAAGGGGCGGCATCCTCAAGCTGGCGGCTGTCTTCCCCGATAATTGTCCATTTCCGTTCTGCCGGTGTTCTTTTTCGTCCTCGCGGCGCTTTGTCGAAGGAGCCGATTTCCAGTATCCCCGCAAACCGCTCTCCTTCACGCCAGCCGATGAGCTTATAGAACGATTCGCTCAGAATCAAGGGATCCGTGTACCACAGCATCCCCAGCCCCTGTTCCCAGCCCAGAAGCTGAACCGTTTGCATGATGCTGCAGACCGCCGCGTAATTCTCATCCCGCTGCCGCTCCGTGCCGGCGGACTCGGCGATGAAGATTACATGAGCGGGAGTACCCGTGATTTGCCTTCTTAGAAGATCTGTCATGCGGGCAGGAAGGAGCTTCCCGAGCCGGCCGCCCGTCACCTTCGCCATCATGGATTCAGCCAGCTCTTCACGGGACTCGGGAGTACCGAAGTAAAGACAGCGCCAGTGCGGCGTTCCTTCGGACTCGTATAAGCCAGCCGCCTCATTTACCAAGGAAATAATCCGTTCTTGTTCAACCGGTGCAGCGCTGAATCTCCGAATGGTCCGCCGTTCCCTAACCGTTGTGGACACATCCTTCATCTTCATCCCCCCAAATATCGTTTGGCATTCAATATTTTATATTGTTTACCAGTTAACTATATTTTGAAAGAAATACGATGTCAATCTTTATTATTTAATTTTATAATCAGCAAATATAATAAATAACTTGTCTGAATAGTTAGTTTACACGTTAATAATTTTAAGTTAGAATAAAGGTACTTTGCAGAAAGGAGCTAAGCCCTATGCATTCCTCTGAAGGACTTAAGCGGCTGCTGTATGACCGTTTTCTCCACTTCTCCCATTTAGTTGAAGAGACTTTCGCAACCGAAATGGATGTATTTACTGATCTCACACGGAAGAACGGGATTACTCTCACTTCAACCAGCTTGACCAGCATTCATGTCATCGACTGCATCGGCAATCAGGAGCCTGTCAACAGCACTACCATTGCGGAGAGCATGAAATTGTCCAAGGCGAGCATCACTAAGATCAGCACCAAGCTTCTCCAGGATGGCTGCATTAAGCGGAGCCGGATGAATGACAACAAGAAAGAAATCTACTTCAGCCTTACTCCTAAAGGCAGACAGCTCTTTGAACTCCACGCCCGGATGCACGAGAACCTGGAGGAGAAATTCATTGAGAAAATGGGTGAATTCTCGGAACCGGAGCTGCAGGCTTCACTGAAATTCATTCAAATGATGATTGATGAGAATAGAATGCTCCCCCTGAATCTTAGTGAATTCGAGTAGAAAGGGCTACGCTGCCCTTTTAAAGGGGATCATGCGAAGCACATGAATCCTTATATTTTGAAAAATAAATAAAGCCTCCCTTCAGGGGAGACTTTATTCCTATATTCAAATCATTGTGCTACTTCTCCCGCAATCAGCCCAGGAAAGCGCGCAGCATCCACTGGTTCTTCTCCAGATCCGTGCGGATCTTAATGAACAGGTCTGCTGTCGGCTGGTCGCTGATTTCTTCTGCCAGCTCGATGCCTTCTGTCAGTTCTTCCGCTACTGTAGCGAAATCCTCAATCAGTGCCTGAACCATACCGCGGGCATCTTCTTTGCCTGTGGCTTCCTGAATGGTAGCCAGTTCCAAATATTCTTTCATAGTTGCTGCAGGGCTGCCTTTGATGCTCAGCAGGCGCT
The sequence above is a segment of the Paenibacillus sp. FSL R7-0204 genome. Coding sequences within it:
- a CDS encoding nitroreductase family protein, with product MKDVSTTVRERRTIRRFSAAPVEQERIISLVNEAAGLYESEGTPHWRCLYFGTPESREELAESMMAKVTGGRLGKLLPARMTDLLRRQITGTPAHVIFIAESAGTERQRDENYAAVCSIMQTVQLLGWEQGLGMLWYTDPLILSESFYKLIGWREGERFAGILEIGSFDKAPRGRKRTPAERKWTIIGEDSRQLEDAAPFSAYNVLRLLNEAVWAPNDGMREPWRFIYVTGDKTEASGKLQFSEEAPSPPFLLVVAREETDPHKQDEDYAAVCSLIQNFQLLARSEGWQLRRRIPEWVYDRKLCESFGLRPLERIVAVLEAGEHKRYSNSVFPIPAVKITIN
- a CDS encoding MarR family transcriptional regulator encodes the protein MHSSEGLKRLLYDRFLHFSHLVEETFATEMDVFTDLTRKNGITLTSTSLTSIHVIDCIGNQEPVNSTTIAESMKLSKASITKISTKLLQDGCIKRSRMNDNKKEIYFSLTPKGRQLFELHARMHENLEEKFIEKMGEFSEPELQASLKFIQMMIDENRMLPLNLSEFE
- a CDS encoding Dps family protein encodes the protein MAKASNKVNTASLEQVLNRQVANLNVLYVKVHNYHWYVKGEQFFALHVKFEELYDDITLKMDEVAERLLSIKGSPAATMKEYLELATIQEATGKEDARGMVQALIEDFATVAEELTEGIELAEEISDQPTADLFIKIRTDLEKNQWMLRAFLG